Proteins encoded by one window of Cyclobacteriaceae bacterium:
- a CDS encoding DUF4184 family protein: protein MPFTFSHPAIILPFAKIRSVYISMSCLVVGSMTPDFQYFLQMKLKGRIMHTWHGAFLVGLPVAIFLVLVFHLVVKRPLINNLPIYFQSRLRDLYDVNFLKEFLKNFFAYLMCLQIGVLSHVLWDSFTHANTYFVEHMEFLSWKIDHEIFSGRPLFRYLQHISTVIGVVVIAWYFHVLPKRTDNLSSVSYGYWLVMTGSMTLTFIIRWSFGFRFFGDGVVAVISSMFIGFIVAGLVFHSPRKRFIA, encoded by the coding sequence ATGCCCTTTACCTTTTCTCATCCGGCTATCATTCTCCCGTTTGCCAAAATCCGATCTGTTTATATTTCTATGTCGTGTTTGGTGGTAGGCAGCATGACACCCGACTTCCAATATTTTCTACAAATGAAGTTGAAGGGAAGAATTATGCATACGTGGCATGGTGCTTTTTTGGTGGGTTTGCCGGTAGCCATTTTTTTGGTGTTGGTTTTTCACCTGGTGGTGAAGCGACCTCTCATCAATAATTTGCCTATCTATTTTCAGAGTCGTTTGCGCGATTTATATGACGTAAATTTTTTGAAAGAATTTCTGAAAAATTTCTTTGCCTATCTCATGTGTTTGCAAATCGGGGTGCTCTCGCATGTATTATGGGATAGCTTTACCCATGCCAATACCTACTTTGTTGAGCATATGGAGTTTCTTTCATGGAAAATCGATCATGAAATTTTTTCCGGCAGGCCACTCTTCAGGTATCTGCAGCACATCAGCACCGTGATTGGTGTTGTTGTTATTGCCTGGTATTTCCATGTCCTGCCAAAGCGAACGGATAACCTGAGTTCTGTGTCTTACGGGTATTGGTTGGTGATGACCGGATCGATGACGCTTACATTTATCATAAGATGGTCGTTCGGATTTCGTTTCTTCGGAGATGGTGTTGTTGCAGTGATCAGCAGCATGTTCATCGGATTTATTGTTGCAGGGTTAGTCTTTCATTCACCACGAAAACGTTTCATAGCTTAA
- a CDS encoding MFS transporter: MEYISNRKTLWSVITASSVGTLIEWYDFYIFGSLAVILSEQFFPQTNPTAAFLSTLATFAAGFIVRPFGALVFGRLGDIVGRKYTFLVTLTLMGASTFAIGLVPNYESIGMAAPLIVLVLRLVQGLALGGEYGGAATYVAEHAPAAKRGFYTSFIQTTATLGLFVSIGVILGVREWVGIEAFSTWGWRVPFILSAVLVAISIYIRLRMQESPLFAKIKSEGKLSNNPIKESFTKKENLLLVLLALFGATAGQGVVWYTGQFYALTFIQKTCNIEFVQSYHIIAIALLIGTPLFIYFGWWSDKVGRKYIMMTGLILAVICYRPIYSKMYALADLSGKTEIIEKEKSEISYITDNTDSIKVISSVVNFTDGYQLFQSTNYNAADEELGTTKQIVLSDDAKRTMILLVLIQVVFVTMVYGPIAAFLVELFPTRIRYTSMSLPYHIGNGIFGGLTPFIASSLYELSKSENNPSGDVLAGLWYPIGIAVLSFVIGMIFLPRKIKGEVLEE; this comes from the coding sequence ATGGAGTATATCAGCAATCGTAAAACCCTGTGGTCGGTCATTACCGCTTCTTCTGTCGGCACCTTAATTGAGTGGTACGATTTTTACATTTTCGGAAGCCTGGCCGTTATTCTTTCGGAGCAGTTTTTCCCACAGACCAATCCGACAGCAGCATTCTTGTCTACACTAGCCACCTTTGCAGCGGGCTTTATTGTGCGTCCCTTTGGCGCGCTGGTGTTCGGCCGGTTAGGGGATATAGTGGGCAGGAAGTATACCTTTTTGGTAACGCTTACGCTGATGGGCGCTTCAACCTTTGCCATTGGTTTGGTGCCGAACTATGAAAGTATTGGTATGGCGGCACCGTTAATTGTTTTGGTATTGCGACTGGTGCAAGGATTGGCTTTGGGGGGTGAATACGGTGGAGCAGCTACGTATGTTGCTGAGCATGCTCCGGCTGCAAAGCGGGGTTTTTATACCAGCTTCATTCAAACGACTGCTACGCTGGGTCTGTTTGTTTCGATTGGTGTAATCTTAGGTGTGCGTGAGTGGGTTGGTATTGAAGCCTTTTCAACTTGGGGTTGGCGTGTTCCATTTATTTTATCTGCCGTACTGGTAGCCATTTCCATCTACATCCGGCTGCGCATGCAGGAGTCGCCTTTGTTTGCGAAAATCAAATCGGAAGGAAAACTTTCGAATAATCCGATCAAAGAGAGCTTCACCAAGAAGGAAAATTTGTTGTTGGTGCTGCTGGCTTTGTTTGGTGCTACGGCCGGGCAAGGTGTGGTTTGGTACACCGGACAATTCTATGCACTCACCTTCATTCAAAAAACCTGCAACATTGAGTTTGTTCAATCTTATCACATCATTGCCATTGCGTTGTTGATCGGCACACCGTTGTTCATCTATTTTGGTTGGTGGTCGGACAAAGTGGGAAGAAAATACATCATGATGACCGGTTTGATACTGGCCGTTATCTGTTATCGACCTATTTACAGTAAAATGTATGCGCTGGCTGATTTGTCGGGTAAAACTGAAATTATTGAAAAGGAGAAATCAGAAATTTCGTACATAACTGATAACACAGACTCTATTAAAGTAATATCAAGCGTAGTTAATTTTACAGACGGATATCAGCTTTTTCAAAGCACAAATTATAATGCGGCCGATGAAGAATTGGGAACGACTAAACAAATTGTGTTAAGTGATGATGCAAAGCGAACGATGATTCTGCTGGTGCTCATTCAGGTTGTTTTTGTAACCATGGTTTACGGGCCGATTGCAGCTTTTCTGGTTGAATTGTTTCCTACGCGTATCCGCTATACGTCCATGTCGTTACCCTATCACATCGGCAACGGAATTTTTGGTGGTCTTACTCCGTTCATTGCTTCCAGCTTATATGAACTTAGTAAATCAGAAAATAATCCTTCTGGTGATGTACTGGCGGGTTTGTGGTATCCTATTGGAATAGCTGTGCTTTCGTTTGTCATCGGAATGATTTTTCTTCCCAGAAAAATAAAAGGTGAAGTTTTGGAAGAATAA
- the ligD gene encoding non-homologous end-joining DNA ligase: MAKKSQWTQVGKRKLELSNLDKILFPEDGIVKAEVIAYYLKIAPTILNHIKGRALTLIRFPDGIHGEMFYQKNRPEWAPKWLEFERLGKEEKDYIIATEPASLVWLANLASLELHQLHSRRPNFEFPDYMVFDLDPPEGYSFEKIVSLAFQLKSHVESFGYTAFVKTTGGKGVHICCPLEPKFDFHTVFESAQLIAQPFVDANAKETTLHIKKDARKGRVLIDIYRIRSGQSIVSPYSLRGRVGAPVSMPLKWEELEVLESPLEYNMHNAIEKVLNDGDAWEGMDAFAVELHNHRKRVVAKELPASKKRKTPAQLESYEKKRDFKKTPEPDARIVEGGGNNFVIHRHHASHLHYDLRLEQDGVLKSWAVPKGMPPHPGVKRLAVQTEDHPMKYLTFDGKIPKGQYGGGDMWIYALGKYTITKEKKDGFYFRLSSKELTGEYRIYQIKQKEFLLERVDIPQVDFLKEEIAPMLSDSANTLPQNNEEYVYEVKWDGIRALIALEDGQLRIRSRNQNDITKQFPELLIPDKAFRATNGLFDAEIVCLNKQGKPEFKKVINRLMASGETNINKLSKSSPVYCYIFDCLYLDGRSLINEPLLQRKTWLKDAIKKDTPYRVSEWMEDGEGLLEAARVHQLEGIMAKRKDGRYFPGRRSDSWLKIKIRNTAECVVIGYNQGKGNRKDAFGGLHLAQWEGKTLVYRGKVGTGFDDATIKEIFSRIKKLKEIKKPVEGKVLDEKVSTWIEPKLMLEVTYASLTPDKNFREPVFVRLREDLTL; the protein is encoded by the coding sequence ATGGCTAAGAAATCACAGTGGACGCAAGTGGGGAAGCGCAAGTTGGAACTATCCAACCTTGACAAGATATTGTTTCCGGAAGATGGTATTGTGAAGGCGGAAGTCATTGCCTATTACCTGAAGATTGCACCCACCATTTTAAATCATATAAAAGGTCGTGCGCTAACATTAATCCGTTTTCCGGATGGAATTCATGGTGAAATGTTTTACCAGAAAAACCGGCCGGAGTGGGCACCCAAGTGGTTGGAGTTTGAACGACTCGGTAAAGAAGAAAAAGATTACATAATCGCCACAGAGCCCGCATCGTTGGTGTGGCTGGCAAACCTGGCATCGCTGGAATTGCATCAACTGCACAGCCGCAGGCCAAACTTTGAGTTTCCGGATTACATGGTGTTTGACCTTGATCCTCCGGAAGGATATTCCTTTGAGAAAATCGTTTCCCTGGCATTCCAATTAAAATCTCATGTTGAGTCTTTTGGGTATACCGCGTTTGTAAAAACTACCGGTGGAAAGGGTGTTCACATCTGTTGTCCATTGGAACCCAAGTTTGATTTTCACACCGTGTTTGAATCGGCACAACTCATTGCACAGCCGTTTGTGGATGCGAACGCAAAAGAGACTACACTTCATATCAAGAAAGATGCCCGAAAAGGTCGGGTGTTGATTGATATTTATCGCATCCGTTCAGGGCAAAGCATTGTGTCTCCTTACAGCTTGCGCGGACGGGTAGGTGCACCTGTCTCTATGCCGTTGAAGTGGGAAGAATTGGAGGTATTGGAAAGTCCGCTGGAGTACAACATGCACAACGCAATTGAAAAAGTATTAAATGATGGCGATGCCTGGGAAGGCATGGATGCGTTTGCGGTTGAATTGCATAATCATAGGAAGCGTGTGGTGGCTAAGGAGTTACCGGCTTCAAAGAAAAGAAAGACTCCCGCTCAACTTGAATCGTATGAAAAGAAACGCGACTTCAAAAAAACACCGGAGCCCGATGCACGGATTGTAGAAGGCGGTGGAAATAATTTTGTCATTCATCGGCATCATGCTTCACATCTTCATTATGACTTGCGACTGGAGCAGGATGGTGTATTGAAGTCGTGGGCGGTGCCGAAAGGTATGCCGCCTCATCCGGGTGTGAAGCGGTTGGCCGTTCAAACCGAAGATCACCCTATGAAATACTTGACGTTCGATGGCAAAATTCCAAAAGGACAATATGGGGGTGGCGATATGTGGATTTATGCCTTGGGTAAATACACCATCACCAAAGAAAAGAAAGATGGGTTTTATTTCAGACTGAGCAGCAAGGAATTGACAGGAGAGTATCGGATTTACCAGATTAAGCAAAAGGAATTTTTGCTGGAACGGGTGGATATTCCACAGGTTGATTTTTTGAAGGAAGAGATTGCTCCCATGTTATCGGATAGTGCCAACACATTACCTCAGAATAATGAGGAATATGTTTATGAAGTGAAGTGGGATGGCATTCGTGCATTAATTGCGTTAGAGGATGGACAACTTCGTATTCGCAGCCGGAACCAGAATGACATAACCAAGCAATTTCCTGAGTTGTTGATTCCGGATAAAGCCTTTCGGGCTACAAATGGATTGTTTGATGCGGAAATTGTTTGCCTGAATAAGCAGGGAAAACCGGAGTTCAAAAAAGTGATCAACCGGTTGATGGCTTCGGGTGAGACCAATATCAACAAGTTATCCAAGTCGAGCCCGGTTTACTGTTACATTTTCGATTGCCTGTATTTGGATGGAAGAAGTCTGATCAATGAACCGCTGTTGCAACGCAAAACCTGGTTGAAGGATGCCATCAAGAAGGATACACCTTATCGCGTAAGTGAGTGGATGGAAGATGGGGAAGGCTTGTTGGAGGCTGCCCGGGTGCATCAGCTGGAAGGCATTATGGCCAAGCGCAAGGATGGACGTTATTTTCCTGGCAGGCGAAGTGATTCCTGGTTGAAGATCAAGATCAGGAATACGGCAGAATGTGTGGTAATTGGATACAACCAGGGAAAAGGAAATCGAAAAGATGCCTTTGGCGGTTTACATCTCGCGCAATGGGAGGGTAAAACATTGGTTTATCGAGGAAAAGTAGGAACCGGTTTTGATGACGCCACCATCAAGGAAATTTTCTCACGAATAAAAAAATTAAAGGAAATCAAGAAACCTGTGGAAGGAAAAGTGCTCGATGAAAAAGTATCTACCTGGATAGAGCCCAAACTAATGCTTGAGGTAACCTACGCATCCCTCACCCCGGATAAAAACTTCAGGGAGCCGGTGTTTGTGCGGTTGCGTGAGGATTTAACGTTGTAG
- a CDS encoding type II toxin-antitoxin system HigB family toxin: MNIIKRKAIVDFCIGHPDAKTALNTWFAVCRKADWKTYHELQQDFPEAFPVGDNRVVFDIKGNRYRLVARVLFTYKQVQIKWIGTHREYDRIDVKTVKKY, translated from the coding sequence GTGAACATCATTAAGCGAAAAGCGATAGTGGATTTTTGTATTGGGCATCCAGATGCAAAGACGGCTTTAAATACATGGTTTGCCGTATGTCGCAAGGCAGATTGGAAGACGTACCATGAGTTACAGCAAGATTTTCCTGAGGCTTTTCCAGTTGGTGATAACCGAGTTGTATTTGATATTAAAGGAAATAGGTATCGGTTAGTAGCAAGAGTCTTGTTCACCTATAAACAGGTTCAGATTAAATGGATCGGAACACATCGCGAATATGATAGAATTGATGTTAAAACAGTAAAAAAATATTAA
- a CDS encoding XRE family transcriptional regulator, producing the protein MWTIIQTKREYDRALDRIEELSVNPPSPKSSEGKELMLLGFLVSEYEETNFPIQYPDPIEAIKVRMEDLGLAVNDLLPIFGDKGTASKVLNRQRALSISMIRELSRKLSLPAELLIRPVKRRNVSKGALTVREPREKYSAKKRK; encoded by the coding sequence ATGTGGACAATCATTCAAACCAAGCGTGAATATGATCGGGCCCTCGATAGAATAGAGGAGTTGTCCGTAAACCCACCTTCTCCAAAGTCCTCAGAGGGTAAGGAACTGATGCTTCTTGGATTTCTTGTATCAGAGTATGAAGAAACTAATTTCCCTATTCAATACCCTGATCCAATTGAAGCCATAAAAGTCAGGATGGAAGATCTTGGATTAGCAGTCAATGATTTACTCCCGATTTTTGGCGATAAGGGTACGGCTTCGAAGGTGCTTAATCGTCAGCGAGCACTTTCAATTTCAATGATTCGTGAACTTTCCCGCAAACTTTCATTGCCTGCTGAGTTATTGATAAGGCCTGTTAAACGGAGGAATGTATCTAAAGGCGCCTTAACCGTACGTGAGCCTCGTGAAAAATATTCTGCGAAGAAGCGCAAATGA
- a CDS encoding tetratricopeptide repeat protein — translation MVRTAIVLCLAITLTTFAQDKIKQAETLLEDGFKAQHDGRLADAVELFSRSLAEYPAYTEAYNARASAYERLNKPDLALRDYAISLEFKSDQYEVLLSRGALLFQLKKFVEAKVDFKKLLHVAPGETNMIFYRQSAHSPGTDRMMTAQSALKAQVYNYLGLIESSLRNCSYAVLYLDSAISLSSDEADYYVNRGLAKQACNNLTAIEDFNKALSLYPNHPIAKHNLAISKAKAGHYDEAEAQLTEAIQTDSLMLDPYLERAYYRLLQKNYRGALEDYNMAIRLNRLDPEIWLNRGVTKEKLYDLTGAYRDYTEAIELDNAYAKAWVNRGNILAAQKKFTEAIEDYSAAITYQPDYGVAYYNRAIAYYRLSRFENACNDLKKAERLKQLVEQKTKDRFCKNP, via the coding sequence ATGGTTCGAACCGCTATCGTACTTTGCCTGGCTATTACCCTGACCACCTTTGCGCAGGACAAGATTAAACAAGCTGAAACCTTACTGGAAGATGGATTTAAGGCTCAGCATGATGGAAGGCTTGCGGATGCTGTGGAACTGTTTTCCAGAAGTCTGGCTGAGTACCCCGCTTATACCGAAGCATACAATGCCCGTGCTTCCGCCTACGAGCGCTTAAACAAACCCGATCTGGCCCTTCGGGATTATGCCATCAGTCTGGAGTTTAAATCCGACCAATATGAAGTGCTGCTGAGCCGTGGGGCGTTGTTGTTTCAACTTAAAAAGTTTGTTGAAGCCAAAGTTGATTTTAAAAAATTGCTGCACGTGGCTCCCGGTGAAACGAACATGATCTTTTACCGGCAATCGGCTCATAGCCCGGGTACCGACAGAATGATGACAGCACAAAGTGCATTAAAGGCACAGGTGTATAACTATTTGGGGCTCATTGAGTCATCACTACGAAATTGCAGTTATGCTGTGCTCTACCTCGATTCAGCCATTAGTCTTTCGTCTGATGAAGCCGATTACTATGTAAACCGTGGGCTCGCCAAACAGGCATGCAATAATCTTACAGCCATAGAAGATTTTAATAAAGCCTTGTCCCTATATCCCAATCATCCCATCGCTAAACACAACCTGGCTATTTCAAAAGCAAAGGCAGGCCATTACGATGAGGCAGAAGCTCAACTTACAGAAGCCATCCAGACCGATTCACTCATGCTTGATCCTTACCTGGAGCGCGCTTACTACAGGTTGCTGCAAAAGAATTACCGCGGAGCACTGGAGGATTACAACATGGCCATACGTTTAAACCGGCTTGACCCCGAAATCTGGTTGAACCGCGGGGTCACAAAAGAAAAACTATATGACCTTACCGGTGCTTACCGCGATTACACGGAAGCCATAGAATTGGATAATGCCTATGCCAAAGCCTGGGTTAACCGCGGTAACATTCTGGCCGCACAAAAGAAATTCACAGAAGCCATTGAAGATTACAGTGCAGCCATCACCTATCAACCCGATTATGGAGTGGCGTATTACAATCGGGCAATTGCGTATTATCGACTAAGTAGATTTGAAAATGCCTGCAACGATTTGAAGAAAGCCGAAAGATTAAAGCAACTTGTAGAGCAGAAAACTAAAGACAGGTTTTGCAAGAATCCTTAG
- a CDS encoding TetR family transcriptional regulator C-terminal domain-containing protein, with protein MEKAKKSSKKSANNVTAETIISAYQEHVLMEGKQPSTVFRFCRDIGIQETDFYKVAGSFEALEKLIWSGYMEKTIARLEGDADYANFSAREKLLAFYFTLAEELKANRSFCVLLLNRHPKLEIVPGFLKTFKSRFESFVDSVLNDGKTKGEVAERPYLDKRYPQLFWVHLALLLMFWKSDDSVGFEKTDAFIEKSVNLAFDLIGKGAVDSAIDFGKFLYQSGKN; from the coding sequence ATGGAAAAAGCTAAGAAGTCTTCGAAAAAATCAGCCAATAATGTAACGGCAGAAACCATTATTTCGGCCTACCAGGAACACGTTTTGATGGAGGGAAAGCAACCCTCAACCGTATTCCGGTTTTGCCGCGACATTGGTATTCAAGAAACCGACTTTTATAAAGTTGCCGGATCATTTGAAGCGCTGGAAAAACTGATCTGGTCGGGTTATATGGAAAAAACCATCGCGCGCCTGGAGGGTGACGCGGATTACGCAAATTTCAGTGCACGCGAAAAGCTACTGGCCTTTTACTTTACATTAGCTGAAGAGCTTAAAGCAAACCGCAGTTTTTGCGTGTTGCTTCTTAACCGCCACCCGAAGCTGGAAATCGTGCCAGGATTTTTAAAAACTTTCAAATCCAGGTTTGAATCGTTTGTCGACAGTGTGCTGAATGATGGTAAAACAAAAGGAGAGGTTGCAGAACGTCCGTACCTCGACAAGCGCTATCCGCAATTGTTTTGGGTTCACCTGGCTTTATTGCTGATGTTCTGGAAAAGTGATGACAGTGTGGGATTTGAAAAGACCGATGCGTTTATTGAAAAATCGGTGAACCTGGCATTCGACTTAATCGGAAAAGGCGCAGTTGACTCGGCCATTGATTTCGGTAAGTTTCTGTATCAGAGCGGCAAGAATTAG
- a CDS encoding AarF/UbiB family protein: protein MKEFDKIPVTKVQRATKFIATGAKIGTNYLKHYSKKLVDPKVSRNELHEDNAKDIYNSLSELKGSALKVAQMLSMDKNLLPKAYQQKFTMAQYSAPPLSFPLVVKTFKQYFGKGPEQLFDTFTHKAVNAASMGQVHQATLNGIKLAVKIQYPGIGDSVKSDLAMVKPIALSMFDLNPADYNEFIQEVEQRMMEETDYQLELKRSMELSAKSKHINNLLFPTYYPDFSADKILTMDWIDGKPLGELLGKSIPADAGQQLGQAMWDFYQFQMHELKSVHADPHPGNFIITSDYKLGIIDFGCVKVIPEDFYNQYFKLLDRNLLIDKKEMERVFYAMRFIYPDDPAKDKQFFIQLFTQLVELLSRPFASDYFDFSDASYFETLYNFGEKLSNMKELRESKKARGVRDALYINRTYFGLYNILHELKANVRVKPVAA from the coding sequence GTGAAAGAATTTGATAAGATACCCGTAACCAAGGTTCAGCGGGCCACCAAGTTTATCGCCACAGGCGCAAAAATCGGTACCAACTATTTAAAGCATTACAGCAAAAAGCTTGTTGATCCAAAGGTTAGTCGCAATGAACTTCATGAAGACAATGCCAAGGACATTTACAACTCGCTAAGCGAGCTTAAAGGCAGTGCGTTGAAGGTAGCGCAAATGCTGAGCATGGATAAGAACCTGTTGCCCAAGGCGTATCAACAGAAGTTTACCATGGCACAATACAGTGCACCGCCACTTTCATTTCCGTTAGTGGTTAAAACGTTTAAGCAATATTTTGGTAAGGGCCCGGAGCAGTTGTTTGATACGTTTACGCACAAAGCCGTAAATGCTGCTTCAATGGGTCAGGTGCACCAGGCTACGCTAAACGGTATAAAGCTGGCTGTTAAAATTCAATATCCCGGCATTGGTGATAGTGTTAAATCAGACCTGGCGATGGTAAAACCTATCGCGTTGAGCATGTTTGATTTAAACCCTGCTGATTACAACGAATTTATTCAGGAAGTTGAACAACGAATGATGGAGGAAACCGATTACCAGTTGGAGTTGAAACGCTCCATGGAGTTGTCGGCTAAGAGTAAGCATATCAATAACTTATTATTCCCGACTTATTACCCTGATTTTTCTGCGGATAAGATTCTTACCATGGATTGGATTGATGGCAAACCGTTAGGGGAGTTGTTGGGCAAATCGATACCGGCTGATGCCGGTCAGCAGTTGGGCCAGGCCATGTGGGATTTCTATCAGTTTCAGATGCACGAACTAAAAAGTGTACATGCGGATCCACATCCGGGGAATTTTATCATCACATCAGATTACAAACTCGGCATTATCGACTTTGGATGTGTGAAAGTTATTCCTGAGGATTTTTACAATCAGTATTTCAAGCTGTTGGATCGGAACCTGTTAATCGATAAGAAGGAAATGGAGCGTGTGTTCTATGCCATGCGTTTTATCTACCCGGATGATCCTGCCAAAGACAAGCAATTCTTTATTCAATTGTTTACGCAATTGGTTGAATTATTGAGCCGACCATTCGCAAGTGATTACTTCGATTTTTCGGATGCTTCTTACTTTGAAACGCTTTACAACTTTGGAGAGAAATTATCGAATATGAAGGAATTGCGTGAATCCAAAAAGGCGAGGGGCGTGCGCGATGCGTTGTATATCAACCGTACCTACTTTGGGTTATACAACATCCTGCACGAGTTGAAAGCCAATGTTCGGGTTAAGCCAGTTGCCGCTTAA
- a CDS encoding Ku protein → MRAIWKGHIRFSLVTIPVRIYNAIDSAQTISFNLLSRKGHNPVAYEKKDKVTGEVLRTEDIIKGYQYEPGQFVIIEQEDFEKVKLKSTRVIDIEGFVQAEEVHATLYESPYYIGPDGDVAAKSYGLLCETLKQTGRVGVGRVVLRDRETVVLLAPHESGLMVYRLRYPNEVRSIKEVPGILETINADKEQLKLAKTLVDSMTRQFVDIEMKDHYTEELKKMIQAKIEGKEIITVAEEEPEVVDIMTALKASIEQAKKKPMEKAKGKVAEAEKKQRRKAS, encoded by the coding sequence ATGAGAGCGATCTGGAAAGGGCATATCCGTTTTTCACTGGTCACGATACCGGTTCGGATATACAACGCTATTGACTCTGCACAAACCATCAGCTTTAACCTGCTATCCCGCAAAGGGCATAACCCGGTTGCGTATGAAAAGAAAGACAAGGTTACCGGTGAAGTATTACGCACGGAGGACATCATAAAAGGGTATCAATATGAGCCTGGACAGTTTGTAATTATAGAACAGGAGGACTTTGAAAAGGTTAAGCTGAAAAGCACCCGCGTTATTGATATTGAGGGGTTTGTGCAGGCAGAAGAAGTGCATGCCACCTTGTATGAATCACCGTACTACATTGGCCCGGATGGTGATGTAGCCGCTAAGAGTTACGGCTTATTGTGCGAAACGTTGAAGCAAACCGGTCGTGTGGGGGTTGGGCGTGTGGTATTGCGCGATCGCGAGACTGTGGTGCTGCTGGCTCCCCATGAAAGTGGCTTAATGGTTTACAGGTTGCGTTACCCCAATGAAGTGCGCAGCATTAAAGAAGTGCCCGGTATTTTGGAAACAATCAATGCCGATAAGGAACAACTCAAGCTGGCCAAAACCCTGGTCGATTCCATGACCCGCCAGTTTGTGGATATTGAAATGAAGGATCACTACACTGAAGAGCTGAAGAAGATGATTCAGGCCAAGATTGAAGGTAAGGAGATTATAACCGTGGCCGAAGAAGAGCCTGAAGTAGTGGATATTATGACGGCCCTTAAAGCCAGTATTGAACAAGCCAAGAAGAAGCCGATGGAGAAGGCAAAAGGCAAGGTTGCAGAGGCAGAGAAGAAGCAGAGAAGGAAGGCGAGCTAG
- a CDS encoding tetratricopeptide repeat protein: MAKVVKFPGTEPLKFGLQKARKKKASDHSKNGQLSLFERGKVIKLGHYSTFEEAFLLDEGGDTQRAQQQYLKSIAEGENLADANCNLGILESQSGNTTKAIDYFTQALKADPRHYESHYNLANIYAEIGNYPLAKVHYRMAIEIEPDFPNSYFNLGLTLAVNKEFAEAIETLQQYLKLVPQGDHHQVHDLIDQLSSLI, encoded by the coding sequence ATGGCTAAAGTAGTGAAGTTTCCAGGAACCGAGCCGTTGAAGTTTGGGCTGCAAAAGGCCCGAAAGAAAAAGGCTTCGGATCATTCCAAAAACGGGCAGCTTTCACTTTTTGAACGAGGCAAGGTTATCAAGCTTGGCCATTACTCCACATTTGAAGAAGCATTTCTGCTTGATGAAGGGGGTGATACCCAACGTGCCCAGCAACAATACCTGAAGTCTATTGCAGAAGGAGAGAACCTCGCAGACGCGAATTGTAATTTAGGAATTCTCGAATCGCAATCGGGCAACACTACCAAAGCCATCGATTATTTTACGCAAGCCTTAAAGGCTGATCCGCGCCATTACGAATCGCATTACAACCTGGCCAATATTTATGCTGAGATTGGAAATTATCCGTTGGCCAAAGTGCATTACCGCATGGCCATCGAAATAGAACCTGATTTTCCCAACAGCTATTTCAATTTAGGGTTAACGCTGGCCGTGAATAAAGAATTTGCCGAGGCCATCGAAACGTTGCAGCAGTACCTGAAACTTGTTCCGCAGGGGGACCATCATCAGGTGCACGACCTGATCGATCAATTAAGTTCATTGATCTGA
- a CDS encoding DUF3667 domain-containing protein, producing the protein MKSFLSNILIAITFADNKFIKSLWYIISKPGFISKEYAEGRRVNYIRPLQLFFILNLIYFLFPILQLFNSSLRTQMYYLFHSAFARDMVVNRLAQEGMSLAAFELMYNDKTTGLAKLLVIIFVLLAALPLSLIFRKKNRYFTDHTTLAVELVSFNIFINAIVLSVLLWIASRLFRWGELSWNEYLNDGSLTIVFVVTNLYFLYRAARNFYAQKGKRLILKSILGILGLFLALEAYRFILFLITFWSV; encoded by the coding sequence ATGAAATCGTTCCTCAGCAACATTCTGATTGCCATAACCTTTGCGGATAACAAGTTTATCAAGTCGTTGTGGTACATCATTTCAAAACCGGGGTTCATCTCAAAAGAATACGCGGAAGGAAGGCGGGTGAATTACATTCGGCCACTTCAATTATTTTTTATTCTCAACCTCATTTATTTTCTCTTTCCAATCTTACAATTATTCAATTCCTCGTTGCGCACACAAATGTATTACCTCTTCCACAGCGCATTCGCCCGCGATATGGTCGTAAACCGGTTGGCCCAGGAAGGGATGAGTCTGGCCGCATTTGAATTGATGTACAACGATAAAACCACCGGTCTCGCCAAATTATTAGTAATCATTTTTGTGTTGCTGGCTGCACTTCCATTGAGCCTGATTTTCAGAAAGAAAAACCGATACTTTACCGATCACACGACACTGGCCGTTGAGTTGGTCAGTTTCAACATTTTTATCAATGCCATTGTGCTTTCCGTGCTGCTATGGATTGCCAGTCGGTTGTTCCGATGGGGAGAACTAAGCTGGAATGAATATTTAAATGATGGCAGCCTGACGATCGTTTTTGTGGTTACAAACCTGTACTTCCTCTACCGGGCTGCCCGAAATTTTTATGCACAAAAAGGCAAGCGACTAATTCTGAAAAGTATATTGGGTATTTTGGGATTATTTCTGGCATTGGAAGCCTATCGCTTCATTCTTTTTCTGATCACCTTCTGGTCGGTATAA